In Drosophila teissieri strain GT53w chromosome 2R, Prin_Dtei_1.1, whole genome shotgun sequence, the following proteins share a genomic window:
- the LOC122614451 gene encoding cuticle protein AM1239, with product MSLKLFSCLFVLTLAAIACEGQSQYNPYLRNPYYRDLYYRNRDLYNLRRFYDGFYKKYNPYIAAAQAKIVEQNNDANYGAGSYSYEYETENGIHGEERGVPVSTGNQQQEEQVEGAYSFITPEGLRVGVKYLADANGFRPVITYDGVNSAFYAGQPAPANVVYTKHKA from the exons atgtCGTTGAAGCTG TTCTCCTGCCTCTTTGTGCTCACCCTGGCTGCCATCGCCTGTGAGGGACAGTCCCAATACAATCCCTACCTGCGGAACCCCTACTACAGGGATCTGTACTACAGGAACCGCGATCTCTACAATCTTCGCCGTTTCTACGATGGCTTCTACAAGAAGTACAATCCCTACATCGCCGCTGCCCAGGCTAAAATTGTGGAGCAAAACAATGATGCAAACTACGGAGCGGGCTCCTATTCCTACGAGTATGAGACGGAGAATGGCATCCACGGCGAGGAGCGAGGAGTGCCGGTGAGCACTGgcaaccagcagcaggaggagcaagTGGAGGGGGCCTATTCCTTCATCACCCCTGAGGGTCTGCGAGTGGGAGTCAAGTACCTGGCTGATGCCAACGGTTTCCGTCCCGTGATCACCT ATGATGGTGTGAACTCCGCTTTTTATGCCGGTCAGCCAGCGCCAGCCAATGTGGTCTATACGAAACACAAAGCTTAA
- the LOC122614208 gene encoding larval cuticle protein LCP-30 isoform X3, protein MFTNSMLSFCLVAALFVVCQSSPVPDDNGKYTVPQQSSSDGKYRPSDDGRYHGNTQNEGRYHHMPIPYRHVSDQRELGIYHHIPNPYDGGYGPYAGLNIPYVHDDRPYNHDLYTTTTTKKPTTTTKRTTTSTTTTTTTPRNILFNYDDEGRHKILHKEEVRKQDKYDHSYLTENGIYGEEQAKLHHTGGTHAKGFYEYTGDDGKLYRVNYASNDGGFMPQGDHIHPIPEAIARALKYVEEQHKINGGAQFDHRGFRINHMTKDLKAQIKAIHLEEMPKELTEQIHMLEHEVELAEEEEREEQAALERLREEAKSH, encoded by the exons ATGTTCACCAACTCTATGCTGAGCTTCTGCCTGGTTGCG GCCCTCTTCGTTGTCTGCCAGAGCAGTCCCGTTCCGGATGATAATGGCAAGTATACGGTTCCACAGCAATCCTCTAGCGATGGCAAGTATCGCCCCAGCGACGATGGAAGGTACCATGGGAATACGCAGAACGAAG GTCGCTATCATCACATGCCAATCCCTTATAGACACGTGAGCGATCAGCGTGAGCTTGGAATCTACCATCACATTCCCAACCCCTATGATGGTGGCTATGGACCCTATGCTGGTTTGAACATTCCCTATGTCCATGACGACAGGCCTTACAA CCACGACCTGTACACA ACCACGACCACCAAGAAACCAACCACGACCACCAAGAGGACGACGacctccaccaccacgacCACCACCACGCCCCGCAATATTCTCTTCAACTACGATGACGAGGGTCGCCACAAGATCCTGCACAAGGAAGAGGTCCGCAAGCAGGACAAATACGACCACTC ATACCTGACCGAGAATGGAATCTATGGAGAGGAGCAGGCCAAGCTTCACCACACCGGAGGAACCCATGCCAAGGGCTTCTATGAGTACACCGGTGACGATGGCAAGCTTTACCGCGTCAACTACGCCTCCAACGATGGTGGCTTCATGCCCCAGGGCGACCACATTCACCCGATCCCCGAGGCTATTGCCCGTGCCCTCAAGTACGTGGAGGAGCAGCACAAGATCAACGGAGGCGCTCAGTTCGATCATCGCGGTTTCCGCATCAATCACATGACCAAGGATCTCAAGGCGCAGATCAAGGCGATCCATCTGGAGGAGATGCCCAAGGAGCTGACCGAGCAGATCCACATGCTGGAGCACGAGGTGGAGCtcgccgaggaggaggagcgcgaGGAGCAAGCTGCCTTGGAGCGTCTCCGCGAGGAAGCCAAGTCCCACTAA
- the LOC122614208 gene encoding larval cuticle protein LCP-30 isoform X2, with product MFTNSMLSFCLVAALFVVCQSSPVPDDNGKYTVPQQSSSDGKYRPSDDGRYHGNTQNEGRSGSQESLGRYHHMPIPYRHVSDQRELGIYHHIPNPYDGGYGPYAGLNIPYVHDDRPYNHDLYTTTTTKKPTTTTKRTTTSTTTTTTTPRNILFNYDDEGRHKILHKEEVRKQDKYDHSYLTENGIYGEEQAKLHHTGGTHAKGFYEYTGDDGKLYRVNYASNDGGFMPQGDHIHPIPEAIARALKYVEEQHKINGGAQFDHRGFRINHMTKDLKAQIKAIHLEEMPKELTEQIHMLEHEVELAEEEEREEQAALERLREEAKSH from the exons ATGTTCACCAACTCTATGCTGAGCTTCTGCCTGGTTGCG GCCCTCTTCGTTGTCTGCCAGAGCAGTCCCGTTCCGGATGATAATGGCAAGTATACGGTTCCACAGCAATCCTCTAGCGATGGCAAGTATCGCCCCAGCGACGATGGAAGGTACCATGGGAATACGCAGAACGAAG GCCGGAGTGGTTCGCAAGAAAGTCTAG GTCGCTATCATCACATGCCAATCCCTTATAGACACGTGAGCGATCAGCGTGAGCTTGGAATCTACCATCACATTCCCAACCCCTATGATGGTGGCTATGGACCCTATGCTGGTTTGAACATTCCCTATGTCCATGACGACAGGCCTTACAA CCACGACCTGTACACA ACCACGACCACCAAGAAACCAACCACGACCACCAAGAGGACGACGacctccaccaccacgacCACCACCACGCCCCGCAATATTCTCTTCAACTACGATGACGAGGGTCGCCACAAGATCCTGCACAAGGAAGAGGTCCGCAAGCAGGACAAATACGACCACTC ATACCTGACCGAGAATGGAATCTATGGAGAGGAGCAGGCCAAGCTTCACCACACCGGAGGAACCCATGCCAAGGGCTTCTATGAGTACACCGGTGACGATGGCAAGCTTTACCGCGTCAACTACGCCTCCAACGATGGTGGCTTCATGCCCCAGGGCGACCACATTCACCCGATCCCCGAGGCTATTGCCCGTGCCCTCAAGTACGTGGAGGAGCAGCACAAGATCAACGGAGGCGCTCAGTTCGATCATCGCGGTTTCCGCATCAATCACATGACCAAGGATCTCAAGGCGCAGATCAAGGCGATCCATCTGGAGGAGATGCCCAAGGAGCTGACCGAGCAGATCCACATGCTGGAGCACGAGGTGGAGCtcgccgaggaggaggagcgcgaGGAGCAAGCTGCCTTGGAGCGTCTCCGCGAGGAAGCCAAGTCCCACTAA
- the LOC122614208 gene encoding uncharacterized protein LOC122614208 isoform X1, giving the protein MFTNSMLSFCLVAALFVVCQSSPVPDDNGRSGSQESLGRYHHMPIPYRHVSDQRELGIYHHIPNPYDGGYGPYAGLNIPYVHDDRPYNHDLYTVSNAEFNVPEIPLEYGFPDHEPHHQPSTQY; this is encoded by the exons ATGTTCACCAACTCTATGCTGAGCTTCTGCCTGGTTGCG GCCCTCTTCGTTGTCTGCCAGAGCAGTCCCGTTCCGGATGATAATG GCCGGAGTGGTTCGCAAGAAAGTCTAG GTCGCTATCATCACATGCCAATCCCTTATAGACACGTGAGCGATCAGCGTGAGCTTGGAATCTACCATCACATTCCCAACCCCTATGATGGTGGCTATGGACCCTATGCTGGTTTGAACATTCCCTATGTCCATGACGACAGGCCTTACAA CCACGACCTGTACACAGTAAGTAACGCCGAGTTTAACGTACCAGAAATCCCCTTGGAGTACGGCTTCCCCGATCATGAACCCCATCACCAACCGAGCACACAGTACTAA